The following is a genomic window from Phaeodactylum tricornutum CCAP 1055/1 PHATR_bd_32x35 genomic scaffold, whole genome shotgun sequence.
GACCGAGTGGTCCACGCGCAGCGCCTTGTGCATCAACAAGGCCTCGGACGGATGCATGTGCGCGTCCCGCATCATGAAATCCGGTTCGTACGCACCAATCGGCAAAGCCGCCAAATTCAACGGCCCCAAGTAGTCCGACACAATCTCGAACAACGGAAAACTCGGCGGCAGGGCGGTATCGCCACCAAAAAAGAAAGTGGCACGCGGaaagaaaacagcaaaggCACACCACAATCGATAGTTGCGATCAAAGAACGTTCGGGAGGCCCAGTGTTGGACAGGGCAGCAGGTCAACCACATTTGGTTGGATTCGGCCGGATCGCTAGTAGACGGATGGGCGTTGTCTTGCGTGGTGGCGAGGGAACGGCGCTCGGTTTCGAGCCACGCGCCTTGCTCGTTCCGTACCAGTTTGACGGATTCCCACCATTCCAGCTCGACAATCCGCGCGGCTGGAATGTCGCACTTATCTTGCAGCCATTCGGAAATGCCCAGAGGCACTACCCATCCTCTTACCTTATCGCGTAATCGTATACAGCTCATCTTGTCCAAATGATCGTAGTGATCGTGTGATATTAAGCAGACATCGACTGCGGGCAAATCGTCGGCATCGTAGGCCGGCGGTATATCCCGTGCAACGCCCACCACGTTCTTGTAGGGACTGGCCCGGGTGGAGAACATGGGATCGGTTAGGACTGTAATGTCACCTTGCTGCACCAAACACGTGGCGTGACCGATCCAAGTAAACTTTAGTTCGTCGTCCGGTACAGCCGGTTGTAATGGAGGCAGAGTGGCTGTAACCGTCAAGGCCTTGGTGGAGGACGTGGCGGCGTAAGCTTTGGGATCGAAACTCCAGGACGGAATGAGCATTCGCCATCCGTACTGTTGGTAATTACGTAAGAAGCGCTCCCAGCGCCAGCGAAGAATTGCCGACGCGGTTTTGACCCCCGAGGTAGATTGGGACAACCATGGATTGACGAAGCGTCCCGTAGCGTCTCGACTGGTCAAGGGCCGTCCGGCTGAATCGAACCAGTTTGCTTCGAAATATTCCGTCAACGTGACGGCTTTGGTTTTGAACAAAACATAGCGGTGGAGACGATCCCGACTGCGATTCCAGATACGGCGTAAACTTTCTTGCATTTTGATACGACGGGCTTGCATCCGTATTCGTACCTTCGCGCGGTAGGTGTCCCGTTGATCGCGCAAGGACAGACGGGTCGTTTGAAAACGTGATTTCTTGTCCTGCATCCAAGTTTTCGAACTGCGTTTCGCCAACGCGTACCCGTCTCTAGAATTTTGGATAGCTTTGTTCCAACGCACGTGCAAACGTTCCTTCCAACGCGATTTGAGTAACTTGACGTGCAGTATTTGTTTCTGCTGACGGGCGTTCCATCGAAGTTTGCATTCTGTCCAGGACGTGGGTAAATACAAATAATGGCGCCTTTGTTGTTTCGGGACCAAGGTTGCCATAAACGAGAATGTAGTGGAAGCGTTCCAAAGAGAACTGTTGGGAGTGGCGGCTCTTGTGTACGGTCTCTTGCTGATCGTTCTGGTTCCAACCGACGAATGAGGAGTCCTACAATTCGTCGTAGCACTCGCACATGCCAAGGTAGAAACAAACGGCTTGTTGGAATACATCAGACTCGAAGTGACAAGAGGATGCCCGGGACGCATTAGCGTCACGGCGACTCTCCCCGCCATGGTGCCCTCGACTTGGTCGTCTGTGGCAACAGCGCACACTGGAAGGTGGGCTGCGTGGGCTTTCCAATAGAGGTGGTGCCTACCTATCCTCTTACGCCAATCATCATCTTTCACTGTCCGTGGCAATCCGAACCGGCGTATCGTATTTTTTCTCGCGCAGGCGTAAGGAAAGCAATTCTCAATTAGGGTCACAAATAGGTGGCTATACTTTCCATCGATCGCACACCGCGTCGACAGGCGCACAGTCTAACGCAATCATGGAATTATCAATAGCTCCGAGTGTTTCTTCCTATAGATATCAGATGTGTCGTTTCATACCCGAGCGCAGTTCACGATCCGTTGCCCTCGAGAGAAAGTGCAATAAAAAAAGTATTTTTTGGAGCAGCCTCTTTGAGATGCCCTGGAATTGCAGGAAGTAATAATTAAAACGAAAATTGAAGTTCATACTTACTTATAATCACTATAAACATAACGGAACCGAGCCGATATTCTCACATTAGGTTGGTGCGAACTTTACATTCCCTGGGAGAGTAACATGAACAGTAAGTAATAATTGGTATTTTGGAATCCATGCCTCTGGACGTTTTCAGAAAGATACACACGGGAAAGAAATGGTGTACGGGGTTGGACTATGTTGGCTTCGGAAGGGAATTCTTGACCGTAAATCGACCCCGTACAACACCAGCGTAATACCTGAGTCGCGTACCCAGGAATAAAGTTGCGTGGGACGACCTGTTCGATGTAAGCCCTTTGATAAGTCGTCAATCCGAACAGCCGTGGCAACTTTCCACTGGTGGAACCAAGCAGGATTCGCTCCAAAATGCAAGGGAAAGGAACGTTCGGACTGCGAGGCAAAAGTCACGAAACCCAAAGGTAACACTCGGGGCAAGCTTCGCACGAATACTTCGCATCATCTCGTTGTCCAAAGCAGAGTCTGTTAGGAATAGCACCACCCCTTGGGAGAGGTATGCTCTGGTTTTCGAGCCGACAACATCCTACGTCTCGTTGGCCATGACGGAGCCCATGCATTTTGCTCCAGGCCGAAGGAGGAAACGTCTTTCTCGGCACACGTCTTTCCGAACGTTGATATGGATCTCGAGCGTGCTCTTGCTCCACTTTAGAGTTGCATGGGTCATAGCGAGCAAAAACACCACGGAAAAAGTCTACCGCTTCGGCATCATGCCCAAATCTACCAACAATCGATTTTACGATCCCGTTAGAGAAGGGTGCGAGGCACGGGCGGCTTCGTACGACATCAACGTGCTGTGCGACTGGGTCGGACCGGACTGGGAGGATTTGACTGGCAAGGCCCAGGCTTCCGTCCTCAACACCTTGATCGACGCCAAACTTGCGGGTGATCCGGATGCCTTGGACGGTATTGCTGTTGCCGTAGTCAATGAAGACGCCTTACAGGAACCTTTTCAACGGGCACTTGCGGCAGGCATGTCCGTTATCTGCTTCGACAGCGATTCATTCAAATCCTCTCGTCAAGCCTACGTCGGGACCGACAATTTTGCCTTTGGTGAACAACTCGGTAAAGTTTTGTTGCAGCTACGACCGGAAGGGGGAGTCTTTTCTGTAGCGACCTTTAGAGGGCCGAATTTGCTTCAACGGGTCAGCGGAATACGATTTGCGCTCGAAGGAACGACCTGGAAAGAGTTGCCGGACTCCATCTTGTACGAAGATATCACAAAACCCGAATTGGGCCTTCAGCACTTTGAAGATCTCAAGCGATCCAATCCCGAGCTCGGGGCGATCGTACCGACATTCGGAACCTTCATGGAAGAAACGTCTCTTTGGATGAATCACGTGAATAGTCGTGACGATATGACTTTTGTTGTGGCGGACGCTTTACCACATCAAATTGTACTCATGGAACGAGGGTTCGCCGACGGACTAGTGGGGCAGTTGCCTTACCAATCGGGAGAGTTGTGTATCGAAACTATGTTGGAATTACAACAGCAAGGCAATCCGCCACGAATGGAGAACAACGATTTGCTGTTTGGGACAAACCTGTCCTTTTTCCTACGTATTCCACTTATTTTGCCCGATCTGAAGGTTGATATGAATTATGTGGAAAACTTTCGAATCATTGGATATTCGAGTGTTGGTCTTCTATGGGCGGCCACCTCAGGGGTCACCGCTTGGGTCGTGTACAACTGGAAAACCCGTATCGTACAAGCGTCGCAGCCCATTTTTCTTCTCATGATTGTGCTAGGCGTGTTCATTATGAGTAGCTCAATTATCCCCATGGGAATAGACGACCAGCACAATTCTACGGGTGCTTGCACAGCTGCGTGCAACGCAACTCCCTGGCTAATTTCCATGGGTTTCTCAATGACTTTCTCGGCGCTTTTTAGCAAACTTTGGAGAATCAATCGGCTGATCCAGTCGGCCCAGCGCTTCAGCAAAGCTAAGGTCACTGTTCGGGATGTGATGCTTCCATTTTGCATTCTCATGGCTGCAAACTTGACCATTCTAATTTGTTGGACGGTGATTGATCCGCTACATTATACACGCACCGATCATTTGGGAACAGATCCCTGGAATCGGATCATTTCAACGTATGGAAGCTGCGAAAGCGCCGACGGGGATCGGTCGCTGCCGTATCTCGTATCGTTGGCGGTTGTGAATTTTGGTGCCCTTGCTGTGGCCAACTTTCAAGCTTACAAAACCCGGCAGATTCGTAGCGCATACAGCGAATCTAAATACGTCGGCGTTGTGGTGGCGAGCATGACTCAAGCCGGTTTGGTGGGTCTACCGGTGCTTCTGCTCGTTGATGAAGCACCACAGGTCAAGTATCTTGTTCGTGTACTGCTGGTGTTTGTTATTTGCTTAGCCATCCTGGGATTTATGTTTGTTCCTAAAATTCTGCATCACCGACGCGAAGAGGAAACCCAGATGCAATCCAGAGTTTCAGTATCGTTTGGTCCAACGTCGTACCTCCAAGATGACTCCGGACCTGCAAGTGGACCCTTTCCGAGACGGTCGTCATCCCTAGGAAGCGGAGAGTTTCTTCGCAGCGGGTCTGCATTGGCTCGGAATTCctgcgtttcttctttgggATGGAATTCTGCCGGACGAAGTCCTTCCGAGGCGGAGCTTGGGGACCTCTTATACACCAGCGTAGCCGACATTCGTCTTGCGGCCGAAGCGGCCCAGGAATTTGCTCGTAAGCTTGACGCACAGGAAGAGAACGATATTGAGAATCAAAACGAAAGGCGCTCCGATGAGAGCAAGTCAGAAGTTGGACAAGCTTCTTCATCAGATAGTCTTGGTTTCGCTAATAGTCGAATAACCGCTTCAAATGGCCAAATTCAGAATCACGATTCTAAAGCCTATACTGACGATGTCGCGTTACGAACTCTCCTTTGCTCGGTAGAGGAGGAAAAACTCGACATCAAGAGTTGAAGAAATGGTCACAACCAAAACGGAGCAGCGCGTTGTCAACTTCGTACCTGACGGTGACAACAAGCGCAATGCTCAGATTTAGTGATGTATAACTACATATACAGATTCTACTTTATAGTCTGAAACCAGTTCCCTACGATACcaattgtttgtttgcactGCGGCCATTCAAACGATACTGATACCTACCAACCGACAATCGAACAGCGACTTGATGAACAGAAGCCATGAAGGGGTTTCTTCGTTCATCACGTATGTCCGTTTCAGAGCAAAGTGAAAATCTCTATAATGCCATACCTTACCCATTCAGCATGGGTAGTGATGCTGTAACACTATGTGTTCCGTGTATGGGATGCTTTCCAGTTTGTTGCTCTTCCTTGACTGACAGGGAGATCTTTCGTCTCTGTTACTTTTAACTCTTGAGTATTACTCTACCAGTACTTTTAAGAGCCAGATCGACGGTGAAAATGCGATTGTAACTTCAGAAATGTAGTAGACATTGTGGATAATACTTATATTTGACAGTCAATAATATTTCTGTCGCAGCAAAACCAGCTCTCTAATCCGAAGCCTCTGTGTCGCAAGGAACAGACAAGAGTACGGGACTCAGAATATATGTTTAGCATACTCGATGCAAGAGTACACAATATATTAGGAAAGGATACAAACTATGTAAGTATCCAGTGAGATTGAATATTTACAAGATCAGAACCGCAGGAATGAAGAGGTCTGGTCCCACGGGTTTGAGAGGTTCTTACCCAAAGGAGAATAGTCAAATAAAGTTCGTATAATCTCAGAAGTTAGTAAAGTAGTAAGCTTACAGCTCTAGATTGGTTGACTGATAGCGagtgcagttgtggacccGAGATAGGCCACGACGAATCCGCGACCCGGTACGACCCACCGAAACAACACCGTGAACGAGAGAGTCTTGTGAGAAGTCGTCCGTTCACGACAAGTTATCGAGCCCAACGCATCCGACTGATGGAGACCGAAGCTACAGCAGGTGGTGAGGTCTTCAAAGGTACATTTGCTGTGATGAGTGGTACTGTCGCACCAAAACACGGTGGCCTGGTGGACTCACATGCTTGGACAGGAGGTGAACCTAGTCCTGATTGGAGCAAGGTTCTAATTGATGAACCAATGACACCTTACTGTTACCATGCGCAGGGATTTGAGAAAGGCCTCAAGATCTACACTTCGCGAACAGGGCAGGGTGAGAAAAGTGCAAAGTTGTTTGGTTGCTCTAGCAAGGACTACTCACTTTTGGCTTTCGCAACCGATGCTCAAGAGCATATGGAGACGCATGGGATGGATACGGTGTTCTACATGAAGGACCCGTCAACGTCGGAAATGAAAAACTTATTCGACTTCCATTCTCGTTTTACGATCTCGCAAACCGAAGCTTGGATTGACCTTGCAAGCAAGGATGGAACTTTTGACAAGTACGACAAGAAAAACCTGAAGGATTCCTGTACGTGGCTCATGAACCACCTTGACTCGGATTTGACTGCAAGTATCCGTCCTTTTGTTCGTGGTGGGACCCTTACTGGGCCAACTGTCTGGATGCGCATTGTTGGAGAAGTGCAGTCGGATTCTATTCGACGCCTGAAGAAAGTGCAAGAAAAGTTGGAGACCCTCAAGTTGGCTTCTTTCAAGGGCGAAAATGTTCGTGAGTTTGCACAGTCGTTCCTAGACTTGTGTATTGAATTGGAAAACGCGAAACGACTTCCCGAAGATGTTCTACTTACCGTGGTTGAAGCTTTGTCGAAGTGTACTGTCGAAGAATTTCGGATCGACTTTATGAGTAAGCGATCCGCTGTCGAACGGTTCATGCGAGAGACAGCCGGAAAGGATTCTGCTACAATTGCGAGGATGTCGGACCGTCTTACCTACCGTGATTTGCTCGACGAAGCTAAGTCGAAGTACACGTCGCTTCTCGATAGTGGATTATGGGGGCCAGCTGGTGGGTCAGGTGACAAGTCTGGAGCCCCTGCTGGGTTTCTCACAAAAGCCGAAGTCAATGTCCTTATCCAAAAGGCCGTGTCAAGTGCCAAGAGTGGAGACAAATCTGGTATCACCTGCTACAATTGCAAGGAAGTTGGGCATTACTCTCGAGATTGCAAGAACAAGCCTGCTGATGGGAACGGAAACAGTTCAAAACCCAAGAAATCCAAGGCAAGCTGGCGCACCGTTGCTCCAAAGTCTGGCGAATCCGAAACCAAGACCGAAAATAAACTTGAGTGGCACTGGTGTGCTCACTGCAAGGAATGGCGTGTTGGACACGGCACCGCAACGCACGACCACAATTTCAAACCGAAAGAAGCAAGcaacggaaagaaaggaCCCCAAGCTAATCTCGCCGCAACTGGTGAATTGTTGGGTGGTGGCACTCTTTCAATGAGCGCCGGAGCCGGATTGTACGAGGCATGGTGACTGATGGGGTGGTGGTACCCTCTCCTACAGTGGATTGTGGACCATCTACACCCACCCCCTTTCTTTTACTGGTTGATTGTTGTTTATACCTGGATAGGATGGCAACAGAGGAATGGTGAGTCCTGGTGCAAAGCGTCGCGTCGAAAGAAATTTTCTCGATCGTACGTACCGTTTGTTCGCCTTGGTGCCTACCCGACTCGTTTTGTCCTGCTTTCGAGCGTGATGTTACCAATGTCGGTTGTTTCTATGGTTCTCGGAGGGAGAGCCGAGTCTTTCGGAAGTCACATTGTGGCCCGATGGTACTCAGCCTGGTATGGAGGAGAGCGCGGTGAACAGCGAGCCGTTCGCGTTCGTGTACGGCGTCGTCGCCCCAATCTCAATTACCATGGCACTTGGAAAATTCGTCCGCCTCCAACCCCCTTCTTTGCGACTGAAGTTCCCGTCATTCCTAAATTTTCGTGGGGTGCCGCCTTCGCTGCAGAGGGAGAGGAGAGACTGTGTCGTGAGCAAACGAGTGCGAGCGAAGTCGACGAACAGTATGCCCAACCGATGGCGTTTCTGGGCAGTGCTTTGGACAGTACTTACTGGTTTTCGAGAGGGAGCCGGGACGAGTTGCTGCAAACTTTTGCCGTCATATGGGATACCGGAGCAACCCTGACCGTCACCCCGCATCGCGATGATTTTGTCGAGTTTGAAAGTTACGACAATGGCGGTCGACACGTACTGAAAGGTCTCGCGAAAGGCCTCACTATTGGGGGAGCCGGAGTGGTTGCTTGGAGTGTGGTCGCTGACAACGGTGACGTACTGACGATTCGTACGCCTGCTTACTTGGTACCTGAAGCTGGGCAGCGTCTACTGAGCCcgcaatcttttcttcagAGTCTGGTAAGTCAGGATCTTTCGGGTTCGCGACCTTCAATTTCAATTGGACCTAAGGCGTTAACCGTTGAGATGGGGGCGCAATCCAAATTAACGGTTCCATATGATGAGGGCAATAATCTACCAACCAGTCAGATGTTTTCGGTTGAGTCATCGGAAGAATCTACTGTGGAGTTGAATATGTGTGTGACCGACGAGGCAAATCAGAACCTAAGTGCGAGTCAGAAAGAGTTGTTGCGCTGGCATTATCGTTTCGGTCATCGGAATTTCCAAGCCGTGCAAACAGTGTTGAAGTCGGGAGTCCTCGGACGGACCCCACTTATCATGGGAGCTTCTAAGTGTGAGCATCCTAAGTGTGCGTCGTGCCAATATGGAAAAGGTCGACGCAGGGCGACTGGCGCTTCTAGTACAAAGTCAGTGCCGGCAAAAGAGGGAGCACTTAAGTCTAGTGACCTTTTTCCGGGCCAGCGTGTCTCTATGGATCATTTCAAGGTGACTCACAAGGGAAGGCTGTACGAATCGAAAGGAAAATCATTGGCGGACACTATGTATTCCGGTGGATTGATATTTGTCGATCATGCAAGCAGTTATGTGCACGTTGAACTTTGTGTGAACTTTACGGCTGGTGAGACTCTCCGGGCAAAGGCGTCGTTTGAACGCGCAATGCTAGATCATGGGATCACGGTTCAGAGCTACCAGACGGACAATGGAGTTTTCGCAGCGAAGGAATTTATGTTAGAAATTCACAACATGCAACAGAGTATTGGTTTCAGCGGCGTCGGCGCACATCATCAGAATGGGGTTGCCGAGCGATCAATTGGAACTATAATGGCAATGGCAAGGACGCTTATGCTGCACGCGGCTATTCGGTGGCCGGATGTGAGTGACGCCTGCTATTGGCCTATGGCAGTTGACTATGCAGTCTATCAGTACAATCATGGTCCTAAGTTGGTGACAACGGCGGCTCCAATAGATTTATTATTGAAGACTATGGTTCCCCGACACCGGTTGCATGATTTGCATGTTTGGGGATGCCCAGCATATGTTTTGGACCCGAAGTTGCAAGACGGACAGAAAATTCCAAAGTGGAGCCCCCGTTCGAGACGAGGAGTTTTTCTTGGGCTGTCGCGTAAGCATTCGTCTACAGTACCACTGATATTGAATTGCGAGACACTTACCATTTCTCCGCAATTTCatgttgtttttgacaaCTGGTTCTCGAGCGTACTTTCTATGTCTGCCGAGGAGCCGTTTGACCCTAATGTATGGACCGAAATGTTTGTCGGTTCCCGATACGAGTACTTTTTCGACGCGGACGATCCGGTTGAACTTGACGCAGAGTGGTTAAGCGAGCGTGAAAAGGAAGTCCGAAATATTCGCGACCGAGAGGACCGGGTGCGACC
Proteins encoded in this region:
- a CDS encoding predicted protein codes for the protein DDELKFTWIGHATCLVQQGDITVLTDPMFSTRASPYKNVVGVARDIPPAYDADDLPAVDVCLISHDHYDHLDKMSCIRLRDKVRGWVVPLGISEWLQDKCDIPAARIVELEWWESVKLVRNEQGADPAESNQMWLTCCPVQHWASRTFFDRNYRLWCAFAVFFPRATFFFGGDTALPPSFPLFEIVSDYLGPLNLAALPIGAYEPDFMMRDAHMHPSEALLMHKALRVDHSVGIHWGTFALSEEPMDEPPRLLQSCIDRDPDRDSIDFVTIPNG
- a CDS encoding predicted protein, yielding MTEPMHFAPGRRRKRLSRHTSFRTLIWISSVLLLHFRVAWVIASKNTTEKVYRFGIMPKSTNNRFYDPVREGCEARAASYDINVLCDWVGPDWEDLTGKAQASVLNTLIDAKLAGDPDALDGIAVAVVNEDALQEPFQRALAAGMSVICFDSDSFKSSRQAYVGTDNFAFGEQLGKVLLQLRPEGGVFSVATFRGPNLLQRVSGIRFALEGTTWKELPDSILYEDITKPELGLQHFEDLKRSNPELGAIVPTFGTFMEETSLWMNHVNSRDDMTFVVADALPHQIVLMERGFADGLVGQLPYQSGELCIETMLELQQQGNPPRMENNDLLFGTNLSFFLRIPLILPDLKVDMNYVENFRIIGYSSVGLLWAATSGVTAWVVYNWKTRIVQASQPIFLLMIVLGVFIMSSSIIPMGIDDQHNSTGACTAACNATPWLISMGFSMTFSALFSKLWRINRLIQSAQRFSKAKVTVRDVMLPFCILMAANLTILICWTVIDPLHYTRTDHLGTDPWNRIISTYGSCESADGDRSLPYLVSLAVVNFGALAVANFQAYKTRQIRSAYSESKYVGVVVASMTQAGLVGLPVLLLVDEAPQVKYLVRVLLVFVICLAILGFMFVPKILHHRREEETQMQSRVSVSFGPTSYLQDDSGPASGPFPRRSSSLGSGEFLRSGSALARNSCVSSLGWNSAGRSPSEAELGDLLYTSVADIRLAAEAAQEFARKLDAQEENDIENQNERRSDESKSEVGQASSSDSLGFANSRITASNGQIQNHDSKAYTDDVALRTLLCSVEEEKLDIKS
- a CDS encoding predicted protein is translated as METEATAGGEVFKGTFAVMSGTVAPKHGGLVDSHAWTGGEPSPDWSKVLIDEPMTPYCYHAQGFEKGLKIYTSRTGQGEKSAKLFGCSSKDYSLLAFATDAQEHMETHGMDTVFYMKDPSTSEMKNLFDFHSRFTISQTEAWIDLASKDGTFDKYDKKNLKDSCTWLMNHLDSDLTASIRPFVRGGTLTGPTVWMRIVGEVQSDSIRRLKKVQEKLETLKLASFKGENVREFAQSFLDLCIELENAKRLPEDVLLTVVEALSKCTVEEFRIDFMSKRSAVERFMRETAGKDSATIARMSDRLTYRDLLDEAKSKYTSLLDSGLWGPAGGSGDKSGAPAGFLTKAEVNVLIQKAVSSAKSGDKSGITCYNCKEVGHYSRDCKNKPADGNGNSSKPKKSKASWRTVAPKSGESETKTENKLEWHWCAHCKEWRVGHGTATHDHNFKPKEASNGKKGPQANLAATGELLGGGTLSMSAGAGFGLWTIYTHPLSFTGWQQRNGESWCKASRRKKFSRSYVPFVRLGAYPTRFVLLSSVMLPMSVVSMVLGGRAESFGSHIVARWYSAWYGGERGEQRAVRVRVRRRRPNLNYHGTWKIRPPPTPFFATEVPVIPKFSWGAAFAAEGEERLCREQTSASEVDEQYAQPMAFLGSALDSTYWFSRGSRDELLQTFAVIWDTGATLTVTPHRDDFVEFESYDNGGRHVLKGLAKGLTIGGAGVVAWSVVADNGDVLTIRTPAYLVPEAGQRLLSPQSFLQSLVSQDLSGSRPSISIGPKALTVEMGAQSKLTVPYDEGNNLPTSQMFSVESSEESTVELNMCVTDEANQNLSASQKELLRWHYRFGHRNFQAVQTVLKSGVLGRTPLIMGASKCEHPKCASCQYGKGRRRATGASSTKSVPAKEGALKSSDLFPGQRVSMDHFKVTHKGRLYESKGKSLADTMYSGGLIFVDHASSYVHVELCVNFTAGETLRAKASFERAMLDHGITVQSYQTDNGVFAAKEFMLEIHNMQQSIGFSGVGAHHQNGVAERSIGTIMAMARTLMLHAAIRWPDVSDACYWPMAVDYAVYQYNHGPKLVTTAAPIDLLLKTMVPRHRLHDLHVWGCPAYVLDPKLQDGQKIPKWSPRSRRGVFLGLSRKHSSTVPLILNCETLTISPQFHVVFDNWFSSVLSMSAEEPFDPNVWTEMFVGSRYEYFFDADDPVELDAEWLSEREKEVRNIRDREDRVRPQLDLRDGVPKGPKVGTHTTNLSFKRENRATDMPLQLPPTTPIAVLPTTGTEEDQFPISDPSVPESPSSNKPPSILSPSKICRETPRSPPPPEPEP